From the genome of Thermococcus chitonophagus, one region includes:
- a CDS encoding dihydroorotate dehydrogenase electron transfer subunit, translating to MLERVRLKEVWEVAKNVRAFRFDKKLDFTPGQFIMTWLPGKGEKPFSLADRDLIVVKKVGKFTSELFNLKEGDYVWIRGPYGNGFFPVEGKVALIAGGIGIPPIYALAKYGNLEEKVLIYGARSKDELALLDIENYVDEVIITTDDGSQGIKGFPTDILEKRKGEFTQVYACGPEIMLKKVLEIMNYERVQISAERYMKCGIGVCGSCALGPYLVCRDGPVFRGEQLKNTEFGQYSRLPDGRKVKI from the coding sequence TTGTTAGAGAGGGTTCGGCTGAAGGAAGTGTGGGAGGTCGCGAAGAACGTTAGGGCATTTAGATTTGACAAGAAGTTGGACTTCACCCCAGGGCAGTTTATAATGACGTGGCTCCCAGGAAAGGGAGAAAAACCATTCAGCTTAGCTGACAGAGACCTTATAGTCGTGAAAAAAGTTGGAAAGTTCACCTCAGAGCTATTCAATCTTAAAGAGGGAGACTATGTATGGATTAGGGGCCCCTACGGGAACGGATTTTTCCCAGTTGAGGGGAAGGTTGCATTGATTGCCGGAGGGATAGGAATTCCTCCAATATACGCCCTCGCCAAGTACGGCAACCTCGAGGAGAAAGTCCTGATTTATGGTGCAAGAAGTAAAGACGAGCTGGCCCTTCTAGACATCGAGAACTACGTTGATGAGGTAATAATAACTACCGACGACGGTTCCCAGGGAATTAAAGGGTTTCCCACCGATATTTTAGAGAAGAGAAAGGGAGAATTTACGCAGGTGTACGCCTGCGGGCCCGAGATAATGCTGAAGAAAGTTCTGGAGATAATGAACTACGAAAGGGTTCAGATCTCAGCAGAGAGGTACATGAAGTGCGGAATCGGGGTGTGCGGAAGTTGCGCCCTTGGCCCCTACCTAGTCTGCAGGGATGGACCAGTATTCAGGGGAGAACAACTTAAGAATACGGAATTTGGCCAGTACTCAAGACTACCTGACGGGAGGAAGGTGAAAATATGA